From Leptotrichia wadei, one genomic window encodes:
- a CDS encoding Rha family transcriptional regulator: MENIMDLVKVERHENYGLVVSSRVIARALDKRHEKVLRDIDKILINPDLGRLIFTSNYKDSRNRNYREYLLTKDGFILYMFNIQGHNKFKLAYINEFNRMERLLNQQRLLPMPKSDKVSIPLDKAVHWAKIKEIANKANEVRSDTYRKICKLSQDLAMITNQIDELSGMTFEVENLLDQIEN; encoded by the coding sequence ATGGAAAACATTATGGATTTAGTAAAAGTAGAAAGACATGAAAATTACGGATTAGTTGTAAGTAGTAGAGTTATTGCAAGAGCATTGGATAAAAGGCACGAAAAAGTTTTAAGAGACATTGATAAAATTTTAATCAACCCAGATTTGGGTAGATTGATTTTCACAAGTAATTACAAGGATAGCAGAAATAGAAACTATCGTGAATATCTTTTAACCAAGGACGGATTTATCCTTTATATGTTCAATATACAAGGACACAACAAATTCAAACTGGCTTACATAAACGAATTTAACAGAATGGAAAGATTGTTAAATCAGCAAAGATTGTTACCAATGCCAAAAAGTGACAAAGTTTCAATACCACTTGATAAAGCAGTTCATTGGGCTAAGATAAAAGAAATCGCAAACAAGGCTAATGAAGTAAGAAGTGATACTTATAGAAAAATATGTAAACTTTCTCAGGACTTGGCAATGATAACAAATCAGATTGACGAGCTTTCTGGAATGACATTTGAAGTTGAAAATTTACTAGACCAAATTGAAAATTAA
- a CDS encoding major capsid protein: MAISLTDLLNAKSLNKYYAGVKGTTLVEAMFPAGFSNNFDINVFVSLDGGTVEVLQSSQLDADVMFRDWDLKTATKGDKQFFREAMTLDEKRRKELLEILNTGNQTVIDNYSKQIFDKFAGAKGFLASPRAIASYAAAQFLSTAKVIFPNENGGGQTINYKLADKYKETLAGTNIWSAATAKPLEDLERWKEIAEEDGGTVEIALMSKATFNMLKKHDTVKELFKNTTVTVTPALVKATIEEVIGMTILVWNEKIKVGKTTKNVFPDNVVTLIPNGQLGVMEYGPTPTKTDELLGMLGDRDVVDIAGTFSTVEVVAESKSAGVVNNVNVVIEDLVAPNPSIMDGMFIATVG, encoded by the coding sequence ATGGCAATAAGTTTAACGGATTTATTAAATGCGAAAAGTTTAAATAAGTATTATGCAGGAGTGAAGGGCACTACTTTAGTAGAAGCAATGTTTCCAGCTGGGTTCTCAAATAATTTTGATATAAATGTTTTTGTGAGTTTAGACGGTGGAACAGTTGAAGTATTGCAAAGCAGTCAGCTAGATGCAGATGTAATGTTTAGAGATTGGGATTTGAAAACAGCAACTAAAGGGGATAAACAATTTTTCAGAGAAGCCATGACATTAGATGAAAAGCGTAGAAAAGAGTTGCTGGAAATTTTAAACACCGGGAATCAAACGGTAATTGATAATTATTCAAAACAAATTTTTGATAAGTTTGCAGGAGCAAAAGGATTTTTGGCAAGTCCTCGAGCAATCGCATCTTATGCAGCAGCTCAATTTTTATCAACAGCAAAAGTTATATTTCCAAATGAAAATGGTGGCGGTCAAACGATTAATTATAAGTTAGCTGATAAATATAAAGAAACATTAGCTGGGACTAATATTTGGAGTGCAGCAACTGCTAAACCGCTTGAAGATTTAGAGAGATGGAAAGAAATTGCTGAAGAAGACGGCGGAACAGTTGAAATTGCTTTGATGTCAAAAGCTACTTTTAATATGTTGAAAAAACACGATACAGTAAAGGAATTATTTAAAAATACAACTGTTACAGTTACTCCAGCGTTAGTTAAAGCAACAATTGAAGAAGTGATTGGAATGACTATATTAGTTTGGAATGAAAAAATAAAAGTTGGTAAAACAACAAAAAATGTATTTCCTGATAATGTAGTAACATTAATTCCAAATGGTCAATTAGGAGTAATGGAATATGGGCCTACTCCGACAAAAACCGATGAATTACTTGGAATGTTAGGAGATAGAGACGTGGTTGATATTGCTGGAACATTTTCGACTGTTGAGGTTGTAGCAGAATCAAAATCAGCTGGAGTTGTAAATAATGTGAATGTAGTCATTGAGGACTTGGTAGCTCCAAATCCATCTATTATGGATGGCATGTTTATAGCAACAGTAGGGTAG
- a CDS encoding DUF5052 domain-containing protein produces the protein MKKLLLGIVILGSLGSCARWEDSRKDWKSDTSGLKRIVRVYTLDGKVLKEYKGMIRVRDSNKSGRISLNLINENNRRVTIDNAIVITEEE, from the coding sequence ATGAAGAAATTATTATTAGGAATTGTAATTTTAGGATCGTTAGGAAGTTGTGCAAGATGGGAAGACAGTCGAAAAGATTGGAAAAGCGATACAAGTGGATTAAAAAGAATTGTAAGGGTTTATACTCTTGATGGGAAAGTCTTAAAAGAATATAAAGGAATGATAAGGGTAAGAGATTCAAATAAGAGTGGAAGAATATCGTTAAATTTAATAAACGAAAACAATCGTAGAGTTACAATTGACAATGCAATCGTGATAACAGAGGAGGAATAA
- a CDS encoding phage protein: MSTKQYNVDNVKIVLTAAGIPYAITCRHEDGFEDDPNTESSSSTIASCGQKVVNVSVDESVSITLSLLYGSSEHRTMERLHKLWKANKGPFPMFMVITDTNTNETYIYNGVSFKKKAALKYANESGTEARAWEFEAESRELVM; this comes from the coding sequence ATGTCAACAAAACAATATAATGTGGATAACGTTAAAATTGTGTTAACTGCTGCAGGTATTCCTTACGCAATTACTTGCAGACATGAAGATGGTTTTGAGGATGATCCAAACACAGAAAGTTCGAGCTCAACAATTGCGAGTTGTGGGCAAAAGGTTGTTAATGTATCAGTCGACGAGAGTGTATCTATCACATTAAGTTTACTTTACGGAAGCAGCGAGCACAGAACAATGGAAAGATTGCACAAACTTTGGAAAGCAAATAAAGGACCGTTTCCAATGTTTATGGTAATAACTGATACAAATACAAATGAAACTTATATATATAATGGTGTTTCATTTAAGAAAAAAGCTGCGTTAAAATATGCAAACGAAAGTGGAACTGAAGCAAGAGCATGGGAGTTTGAAGCAGAAAGCAGAGAACTTGTAATGTAG
- a CDS encoding minor capsid protein translates to MIKINFEWNHRVEKRLFIFLKKIAFSIFNDKKINVNYSNLLKTFINYSVNFEKEYKSKKNIDVEKHLELAKKQIKEIKEWQNNLNNYVENNKQKSNLKDILKNNAKFRARNMLGNYYKDFLKEIIAGESEYFEWNTMGDERVRPTHEARDGKIYNWDNAEIVPGEEPGCRCWATVYFPNSQEEINDINQNS, encoded by the coding sequence ATGATTAAGATAAATTTTGAATGGAATCATAGAGTCGAAAAAAGATTATTTATTTTTTTAAAAAAGATAGCTTTTTCGATTTTTAATGATAAAAAAATAAATGTTAATTACTCAAATTTGCTGAAGACATTTATTAATTATAGTGTGAATTTTGAAAAAGAGTATAAAAGCAAAAAGAATATTGATGTTGAAAAGCATTTAGAATTAGCAAAAAAACAAATAAAAGAAATTAAAGAATGGCAGAATAATTTAAACAATTATGTTGAAAATAATAAACAAAAATCAAATTTAAAGGATATATTAAAAAATAATGCAAAATTCAGAGCAAGAAACATGCTTGGAAATTACTATAAAGATTTTTTAAAAGAAATAATTGCTGGAGAAAGTGAATATTTCGAATGGAATACAATGGGAGATGAAAGAGTTAGACCCACGCACGAAGCAAGAGATGGAAAAATTTATAACTGGGATAATGCCGAAATAGTCCCTGGAGAAGAGCCGGGTTGCAGATGTTGGGCTACTGTTTATTTTCCTAATTCGCAGGAAGAAATTAATGACATAAATCAAAATTCTTGA
- a CDS encoding PBSX family phage terminase large subunit — protein sequence MNDLTPKQYEVLEVFNKEQPRITILTGAKRSGKTFLNNFLMLSHIATLANQNLNFIVIGATSGSIWRNVLNDWEVMLGKQFKPKKDGSFKLFGNNVYLFGGEKADSWKKMRGMTSHGTYINEATALHQTFITEAFSRTSGEGAKIFIDTNPDNPAHFVKKDYIDNAGDRLENGRLNILVSNFKLDDNVFLNKEYVDSIKKTTPRGATYDRDILGLWVAQEGVVFADFSEKENVIESIDNVEIKEYYIGVDWGFEHYGTLIVIGVDFEESYYIVEVIAKQHKYFDYWKMLILQKYKEYRASRVFCDSARAEYVQGLLDFGINAENAKKDVKEGIDLVGAMYKRNKLKITKKAFKGKFESEIYSYVWGKNDEPLKENDDVMDAIRYVLYSLKKDEGGIAYLY from the coding sequence ATGAATGATTTAACACCAAAACAGTATGAAGTGTTAGAAGTATTTAATAAAGAACAGCCAAGAATCACAATTTTGACAGGAGCAAAAAGAAGTGGAAAAACATTTTTAAATAATTTTCTTATGTTATCACACATAGCAACATTGGCTAATCAAAATCTTAATTTTATTGTAATTGGAGCAACAAGTGGAAGTATTTGGCGGAATGTTCTAAACGATTGGGAAGTTATGTTAGGAAAGCAATTTAAGCCAAAAAAAGATGGAAGTTTTAAGCTATTCGGAAACAATGTTTATTTATTTGGCGGAGAAAAGGCGGATAGCTGGAAGAAAATGAGAGGGATGACTTCTCACGGCACTTATATAAATGAGGCAACAGCATTACATCAAACTTTTATAACTGAAGCATTTTCAAGAACATCTGGGGAAGGAGCTAAGATATTTATTGATACAAATCCAGATAATCCAGCTCACTTTGTTAAAAAAGATTATATCGACAATGCTGGAGATAGATTGGAAAACGGCAGATTGAATATTCTAGTTAGTAATTTTAAGCTAGACGATAATGTTTTTCTTAATAAGGAATATGTGGATTCTATTAAAAAGACAACTCCACGAGGAGCAACTTATGACAGAGATATTTTAGGATTATGGGTAGCTCAAGAAGGAGTTGTATTTGCAGATTTTTCAGAAAAAGAAAATGTAATTGAAAGTATAGATAATGTTGAGATAAAGGAATATTACATTGGAGTCGACTGGGGATTCGAACATTACGGAACTTTGATAGTTATCGGAGTGGATTTTGAGGAAAGTTATTATATTGTCGAAGTAATAGCAAAACAACATAAATATTTTGATTATTGGAAAATGCTAATTTTACAGAAATATAAAGAATATAGGGCCTCAAGAGTATTTTGTGATAGTGCTAGAGCTGAGTATGTACAAGGACTTTTAGATTTTGGGATAAACGCAGAAAACGCTAAAAAAGATGTAAAAGAAGGTATTGATTTGGTTGGGGCTATGTATAAAAGGAATAAGCTAAAAATTACAAAGAAAGCATTCAAAGGAAAGTTTGAGAGTGAGATATACTCGTATGTTTGGGGTAAAAATGATGAACCGCTTAAAGAAAATGACGATGTAATGGATGCGATAAGATATGTTTTGTATAGCTTGAAAAAAGATGAAGGTGGAATTGCTTATTTATATTAG
- a CDS encoding ParB/Srx family N-terminal domain-containing protein: MKIEKININEIIEYSGNAKEHPEWQIEQIKNSIQKFGFNDPIAIDEKNIIIEGHGRYLALKELGYTEVEVIRLNHLTEEQKTAYAIAHNKLTMNTEFDIEKLQYELNKLEVNDFDLSVLGFEQSELDEILQEEMEELEIEDEDTDNTEVKRTKLICPCCNHIAEKSEFKEVMDGEDT, translated from the coding sequence ATGAAGATTGAGAAAATAAATATCAATGAAATAATTGAGTATTCAGGAAATGCTAAAGAACATCCTGAATGGCAAATTGAACAGATTAAAAACAGTATTCAAAAATTCGGATTCAATGATCCGATTGCGATTGATGAAAAAAATATTATTATCGAAGGACACGGAAGATATTTGGCATTAAAAGAACTTGGATATACAGAAGTTGAAGTAATCAGATTAAATCATTTAACAGAGGAGCAGAAAACAGCTTATGCTATTGCTCACAATAAATTAACTATGAATACAGAGTTCGATATTGAAAAATTGCAGTACGAGTTGAATAAGCTGGAGGTAAATGATTTTGATTTAAGTGTGCTTGGTTTTGAACAGTCTGAACTTGATGAGATTTTGCAAGAGGAAATGGAAGAGCTAGAAATTGAAGATGAAGATACAGATAACACAGAAGTCAAACGTACTAAATTAATTTGTCCCTGCTGTAATCATATTGCTGAAAAGAGCGAATTTAAGGAGGTAATGGATGGCGAAGATACATAA